A genomic stretch from bacterium includes:
- a CDS encoding YIP1 family protein produces MNVMIQRMIRAARLDPALYEEVEHDGSATMQALFVVLLSSVAAGIGNLGLGGVNGLFGGLVASVVGWVVWSGVIYVLGTKVLPETATEADLGQLLRTLGFASSPGLIRVLGSIPVLGWLVSLVAFFWMLAATVVAVRQALDYTSTARAVLVGVLGWLAMIAVTVVIGMLFGGMPDLSGTAN; encoded by the coding sequence TTGAACGTGATGATCCAACGCATGATCCGCGCCGCGCGGCTCGATCCGGCGCTGTACGAGGAAGTCGAGCACGACGGCAGCGCCACCATGCAGGCCCTGTTCGTGGTGCTGCTGTCGAGCGTGGCCGCGGGAATCGGCAATCTCGGCCTCGGCGGGGTGAACGGCCTGTTCGGCGGCCTGGTCGCCTCGGTCGTGGGCTGGGTGGTCTGGTCGGGCGTGATCTACGTGCTCGGCACCAAGGTGCTGCCGGAGACCGCGACCGAAGCCGACCTGGGGCAGCTGCTGCGCACGCTGGGCTTCGCCTCCTCGCCGGGCCTGATCCGCGTCCTGGGCTCCATCCCGGTGCTGGGCTGGCTGGTCAGCCTGGTCGCCTTCTTCTGGATGCTCGCCGCCACCGTCGTCGCGGTGCGCCAGGCCCTCGACTACACGAGCACCGCCCGGGCCGTGCTCGTGGGCGTGCTGGGCTGGCTGGCGATGATCGCCGTCACCGTGGTGATCGGCATGCTGTTCGGCGGGATGCCGGACCTGTCGGGCACCGCCAACTGA
- a CDS encoding urocanate hydratase, with protein sequence MATTIPTDFQAQIRHGLPAAPPPPPPVDPAVSRAPRRPLPLDAAGKRLALRNALRYVPAAWHRELAPEFARELAELGRIYMHRLRPAYAMRARPLGEYPARTRQAAAIMHMIQNNLDPAVAQHPYELITYGGNGTVFQNWAQYLLTMKYLSEMSEVQTLVMYSGHPLGLFPSHADAPRVIVTNGMVIPNHSSPDDYTRLAALGVTSYGQMTAGSYMYIGPQGIVHGTAITVMNAGRLYLGCQDADELSGKVLVTAGLGGMSGAQAKAAVIAGAVCVVAEINPEAARKRHAQGWVDELYEDLDTVLRRMSEARAARQPVSIAYLGNVVDLWERLARDGIDVELGSDQTSLHIPFTGGYYPVGLTLAESNRLQADDPPAFKAAVQATLRRHVAAVNALSERGMKFWDYGNAFLLEAGRAGADVMAADGSFRYPSYVEDIMGPMCFDYGFGPFRWVCTSADPRDLATTDGLAAEVIAELADTAPPETRQQYLDNLRWIRQAGDNHLVVGSQARILYSDDQGRRRLAAAFNAAIRDGRLSAPVVIGRDHHDVSGTDSPYRETANIRDGSQWCADMAVQNFAGDACRGATWVSLHNGGGVGWGEVINGGFGLVLDGTADADRRLDLMLNWDVNNGIARRAWARNEGAEFAIRAAMARDPLLRVTVGEHADDELIERTVSETFHD encoded by the coding sequence TTGGCCACCACGATCCCCACGGACTTCCAGGCGCAGATCCGTCACGGCCTGCCCGCCGCCCCGCCGCCGCCGCCCCCGGTCGACCCCGCGGTCAGCCGCGCGCCGCGCCGACCGCTGCCGCTGGACGCCGCCGGCAAGCGCCTGGCCCTGCGCAACGCCCTGCGCTACGTGCCCGCCGCCTGGCACCGCGAACTGGCCCCCGAGTTCGCCCGCGAGCTGGCCGAGCTGGGCCGCATCTACATGCACCGCCTGCGCCCCGCCTACGCGATGCGGGCCCGTCCCCTCGGCGAGTACCCCGCCCGCACGCGCCAGGCCGCGGCGATCATGCACATGATCCAGAACAACCTGGACCCGGCCGTCGCCCAGCACCCCTACGAGCTGATCACCTACGGCGGCAACGGCACGGTCTTCCAGAACTGGGCCCAGTACCTGCTGACGATGAAGTACCTCAGCGAGATGTCCGAGGTCCAGACGCTGGTCATGTACTCGGGACACCCGCTCGGGCTGTTCCCCTCGCACGCCGACGCGCCGCGCGTGATCGTCACCAACGGCATGGTCATCCCCAACCACTCCTCCCCCGACGACTACACGCGCCTGGCCGCGCTGGGCGTCACCAGCTACGGGCAGATGACCGCCGGCAGCTACATGTACATCGGCCCGCAGGGCATCGTGCACGGCACGGCGATCACGGTCATGAACGCCGGACGGCTGTACCTCGGCTGCCAGGACGCGGACGAGCTGAGCGGCAAGGTCCTCGTGACGGCCGGCCTCGGCGGCATGAGCGGGGCGCAGGCCAAGGCGGCGGTCATCGCCGGCGCGGTCTGCGTCGTGGCCGAGATCAACCCCGAGGCGGCGCGCAAGCGCCACGCCCAGGGCTGGGTGGACGAGCTGTACGAGGACCTCGACACGGTCCTGCGCCGCATGTCCGAGGCCCGGGCCGCGCGGCAGCCCGTGTCGATCGCCTACCTGGGCAACGTCGTGGATCTCTGGGAGAGGCTGGCGCGCGACGGGATCGACGTGGAGCTGGGCAGCGACCAGACCAGCCTGCACATCCCGTTCACGGGTGGCTACTACCCCGTCGGTCTGACGCTCGCCGAGAGCAACCGCCTGCAGGCCGACGACCCGCCGGCCTTCAAGGCGGCCGTGCAGGCCACGCTGCGCCGCCACGTGGCGGCGGTCAACGCCCTCAGCGAGCGCGGCATGAAGTTCTGGGACTACGGCAACGCGTTCCTCTTGGAAGCGGGCCGCGCCGGGGCCGACGTGATGGCCGCCGACGGCTCCTTCCGCTACCCGTCGTACGTCGAGGACATCATGGGCCCGATGTGCTTCGACTACGGCTTCGGCCCGTTCCGCTGGGTCTGCACGAGCGCCGACCCGCGCGACCTCGCGACCACCGACGGCCTCGCCGCCGAGGTCATCGCGGAACTGGCAGACACCGCCCCGCCCGAGACGCGCCAGCAGTACCTGGACAACCTGCGCTGGATCCGGCAGGCCGGCGACAACCACCTGGTGGTGGGCAGCCAGGCCCGCATCCTCTACAGCGACGACCAGGGGCGTCGCCGCCTCGCGGCCGCCTTCAACGCGGCGATCCGCGACGGGCGCCTGTCGGCCCCGGTGGTCATCGGCCGCGACCACCACGACGTCTCGGGCACCGACAGCCCCTACCGCGAGACGGCCAACATCCGCGACGGCTCGCAGTGGTGCGCCGACATGGCCGTGCAGAACTTCGCCGGCGACGCCTGCCGCGGCGCCACCTGGGTCTCGCTGCACAACGGCGGCGGCGTAGGCTGGGGCGAGGTGATCAACGGCGGCTTCGGCCTGGTGCTCGACGGCACCGCCGACGCCGACCGCCGCCTGGACCTGATGCTCAACTGGGACGTCAACAACGGCATCGCCCGGCGCGCCTGGGCCCGCAACGAGGGCGCCGAGTTCGCCATCCGCGCGGCGATGGCCCGCGACCCGCTGTTGCGGGTCACCGTGGGCGAGCACGCGGACGACGAACTGATCGAGCGCACGGTCAGCGAGACCTTCCACGACTAG
- the thyX gene encoding FAD-dependent thymidylate synthase, giving the protein MQPQAERVTRAAVPALDELLGVALPVLDDGFVRVIDYMGDDRAVVQAARVSYGDGTKQVSEDRGLIRYLLRHRHTTPFEMCELKLHVRVPMDAWRQWIRHRSASVNEVSSRYSIVTDSAQRTAPEAWRRQADDNRQGSSGCFDAAQGAAFTAGEREVHALARRVYEEKIARGVAREQARKDLPLCTYTEAYWKIDLHNLLHFLSLRMDPHAQQEIRAYATVIGERIVARWVPLVWEAFVDYRLGAASLSRIEQEILGAIGAGDAERACALASAAGWLERGAVGLKRHRERAEFEAKLAGWGVAAPWAADSR; this is encoded by the coding sequence ATGCAGCCGCAAGCCGAACGCGTGACCCGGGCCGCCGTGCCCGCCCTGGACGAACTGCTGGGCGTGGCGCTGCCCGTGCTGGACGACGGTTTCGTGCGCGTCATCGACTACATGGGCGACGACCGCGCCGTCGTGCAGGCGGCCCGCGTCTCCTACGGGGACGGCACCAAGCAGGTGAGCGAGGACCGCGGCCTGATCCGCTACCTGCTGCGCCACCGCCACACCACCCCCTTCGAGATGTGCGAGCTGAAGCTGCACGTGCGCGTGCCGATGGACGCGTGGCGGCAGTGGATCCGGCATCGTTCGGCCTCGGTCAACGAGGTGAGCTCGCGCTACTCGATCGTGACCGACTCGGCGCAGCGCACGGCGCCGGAGGCGTGGCGCCGCCAGGCTGACGACAACCGTCAGGGCAGCTCCGGTTGCTTCGACGCCGCGCAGGGCGCGGCGTTCACCGCCGGCGAGCGCGAGGTCCACGCGCTGGCGCGCCGGGTGTACGAGGAGAAGATCGCCCGCGGCGTCGCCCGCGAGCAGGCCCGCAAGGACCTGCCGCTGTGCACCTACACCGAGGCCTACTGGAAGATCGACCTGCACAACCTGCTGCACTTCCTGTCGCTGCGCATGGACCCGCACGCGCAGCAGGAGATCCGCGCGTACGCCACGGTGATCGGCGAGCGGATCGTCGCGCGGTGGGTGCCGCTGGTCTGGGAGGCCTTCGTCGACTACCGGCTCGGCGCGGCGTCGCTGTCGCGGATCGAGCAGGAGATCCTCGGCGCGATCGGGGCCGGGGACGCCGAGCGGGCCTGCGCCCTGGCGAGCGCAGCGGGCTGGCTGGAGCGGGGGGCCGTCGGGCTGAAGCGGCACCGGGAGCGGGCGGAGTTCGAGGCCAAGCTCGCCGGCTGGGGGGTGGCGGCGCCATGGGCGGCGGACTCTCGATAA
- a CDS encoding TolC family protein produces MKILLICCLATLAVPCLAAVAEAQADAPADTVALTLPEALDLALAGSYDARIARLALLEAEQDVAAARGRFGTQVGLAFAAPEYDESVQGVSQPGQLPQYTAYGSREWRAGLTLTQPLPTNGRIGLSGDVYHRTDTVYDDLTAAKLESRTFFNSYRIDFSQPLLTPNTLQLSLERARLNLDESRRNHTAAQLGLVYDVTAQFYDYLRAQRRLEIARNDLARQQDAYQLASRKFSAGLIPEVEALQMEVDLAQSRNDLLGAEGGVARAADRFKLGVGLPMDARVRVAAATAPRFYEVDPDLALRHALENRAEIRNTEAGLRRAEITVAETDARSAVKGELRAYYDLTGIGSSDDLPLRNMWDLSWDDLRHRPGNKGVAFTLAVPIWDSGVNGAEVAAARAALERSGLDIDQRRRSVVLQVNAALSNLAESRARLDVLARSVEVATRGLDISRQRFDNGDITSQELALDRSRLTQASLAYLDAFIQYQLAGADLRRQTLWDFEAGRSLVAEQDE; encoded by the coding sequence ATGAAAATACTGCTCATTTGCTGTCTGGCGACGCTCGCCGTTCCCTGCCTTGCCGCGGTGGCCGAAGCCCAGGCGGACGCTCCGGCCGATACCGTCGCGCTCACCCTGCCCGAGGCGCTCGACCTGGCGCTCGCCGGGAGCTACGACGCCCGCATCGCGCGCCTCGCGCTGCTGGAGGCGGAGCAGGACGTCGCCGCGGCGCGCGGCCGCTTCGGGACCCAGGTGGGCCTGGCCTTCGCCGCCCCCGAGTACGACGAGTCGGTGCAGGGGGTCAGCCAGCCGGGGCAGCTGCCCCAGTACACCGCCTACGGCAGCCGCGAGTGGCGCGCCGGTCTCACGCTCACCCAGCCGCTGCCGACCAACGGGCGCATCGGCCTCTCGGGGGACGTGTACCACCGCACCGACACCGTCTACGACGACCTGACCGCCGCCAAGCTCGAGAGCCGCACCTTCTTCAACAGCTACCGGATCGACTTCTCCCAGCCGCTGCTGACGCCCAACACCCTGCAGCTCTCGCTCGAGCGCGCCCGGCTGAACCTGGACGAGTCGCGCCGCAACCACACCGCCGCCCAGCTCGGCCTCGTCTACGACGTGACGGCCCAGTTCTACGACTACCTGCGCGCCCAGCGCCGCCTGGAGATCGCCCGCAACGACCTCGCCCGGCAGCAGGACGCCTACCAGCTCGCCAGCCGCAAGTTCTCGGCCGGCCTGATCCCCGAGGTGGAGGCCCTGCAGATGGAGGTGGATCTTGCCCAGAGCCGCAACGACCTGCTCGGGGCCGAGGGCGGCGTCGCGCGCGCCGCCGACCGCTTCAAGCTGGGCGTGGGCCTGCCCATGGACGCCCGCGTCCGCGTCGCGGCCGCGACCGCGCCCCGCTTCTACGAGGTCGATCCCGACCTCGCGCTGCGGCACGCGCTGGAGAACCGCGCCGAGATCCGCAACACCGAGGCCGGCCTGCGCCGCGCCGAGATCACCGTCGCGGAGACCGATGCGCGCTCGGCCGTCAAGGGCGAGCTGCGCGCCTACTACGACCTCACCGGCATCGGCAGCAGCGACGACCTGCCCCTGCGCAACATGTGGGACCTGAGCTGGGACGACCTGCGGCACCGGCCCGGCAACAAGGGCGTGGCCTTCACCCTCGCGGTGCCGATCTGGGACAGCGGCGTCAACGGCGCCGAGGTGGCGGCGGCCCGCGCCGCGCTGGAGCGCAGCGGGCTCGACATCGACCAGCGGCGGCGGTCGGTGGTCCTGCAGGTCAACGCGGCGCTGAGCAACCTGGCCGAGAGCCGGGCCCGCCTCGACGTCCTGGCGCGTAGCGTCGAGGTCGCCACCCGCGGCCTGGACATCAGCCGGCAGCGCTTCGACAACGGGGACATCACGAGCCAGGAACTCGCGCTGGACCGCAGCCGCCTCACGCAAGCCAGCCTGGCCTACCTGGACGCCTTCATCCAGTACCAGCTGGCCGGCGCGGACCTGCGGCGGCAGACGCTGTGGGATTTCGAGGCGGGGCGGTCGCTGGTGGCGGAGCAGGACGAGTGA